In Hemicordylus capensis ecotype Gifberg chromosome 3, rHemCap1.1.pri, whole genome shotgun sequence, one DNA window encodes the following:
- the LOC128351943 gene encoding hemoglobin subunit beta-like has protein sequence MVKWTEDEKQLITNCWAKVNVPEKGAATLSTLLIGYPWTQRHFSHFGNLSSADYILNNPQVKAHGKKVLTAFGDAIKNLDNIKATFCELSELHCDKLHVDPHNFKLLGDVLLNRLAVHFGRDFTPELHAAMNKLNHTVAHSLARMYH, from the exons ATGGTGAAGTGGACCGAAGACGAGAAGCAGCTGATCACCAACTGCTGGGCCAAGGTCAATGTGCCCGAGAAAGGGGCTGCCACCCTCAGCAC CCTCCTGATCGGGTACCCCTGGACCCAGAGGCACTTCTCCCACTTTGGGAACCTGAGCAGTGCCGATTACATCCTGAACAACCCCCAGGTCAAGGCGCACGGCAAGAAGGTGCTCACCGCCTTCGGGGACGCCATCAAGAACCTGGACAACATCAAGGCCACCTTCTGCGAGCTGAGCGAGCTGCACTGCGACAAGCTGCACGTGGACCCCCACAACTTCAAG CTCCTGGGCGACGTCCTGCTCAACCGCTTGGCCGTCCACTTCGGGAGGGACTTCACCCCCGAGCTCCACGCCGCCATGAACAAGCTGAACCACACGGtggcccacagcctggcccgcatGTACCactga
- the LOC128351853 gene encoding hemoglobin subunit beta-like gives MVHWIGDEKQVITNCWAKTDVCTVGGECLARLLIVYPWTQRFFSSFGNLSSPTAICGNPMVKAHGKKVLTAFADAIKNLDNIKATFCELSKQHCDELHVDPENFKLFGYQIIITMAGHFGKDFTPHIQAVFNKLIHVVAHAMASQYH, from the exons ATGGTGCACTGGATCGGAGACGAGAAGCAGGTCATCACCAACTGTTGGGCCAAGACCGATGTGTGCACTGTGGGGGGCGAATGCCTCGCCCG cctgttGATCGTGTACCCCTGGACCCAGAGGTTTTTCTCCAGTTTCGGGAACCTCTCCAGCCCCACCGCCATCTGTGGCAACCCCATGGTCAAGGCTCACGGCAAGAAGGTGCTCACTGCCTTCGCGGACGCCATCAAGAACCTGGACAACATCAAGGCCACCTTCTGCGAGCTGAGCAAGCAGCACTGCGACGAGCTGCACGTGGACCCCGAGAACTTCAAG CTCTTTGGGTACCAGATCATCATCACCATGgcgggccactttgggaaggacTTCACCCCACACATCCAAGCCGTCTTTAACAAGCTGATCCACGTGGTGGCCCACGCCATGGCCAGCCAGTACCACtga